GTTGACTTCTGTATGTAAACTTCCGTGGAAGATACCATGAAAATACATacttattgaataaaatgatattgtgAATTATCTAAGcatttataaaattgatatctTACAGACGTATTTGTACAACAGCAACTGATATACGGTATGTGTAAACACCATAAAGATTAACTTTAGGGTAGATGATGGTCTCAATTCCTCATTTTCCACTTTTTGCTATTCCATTTATTtgcaatatataaaatattacaatttctGAATCactgaaaatgtcattttgacCACGTATTTAGTAGTTTATTCATTAATCAAGTACGACATACATTCACATGAATGATTGATGTCCAACTTGTTATAGTGTTatcacaaataaacaaataatacttACTTAAAATGATCCCCACCATTAGGCCTATTACCAACATCACTGCCAGTGGTACTGCTATCACCCTTCATAAAAAATACACGATTTTACTATTGtgcaaaacaaacaataaatgaTTGAATGATCATTTTGCcctattgtttataatttttgccccccccccagTAGTTTATAATTTTTGCCCCCCAGTAGGTCACGTTTCATCAAAACATAGGGGCACATCTATAAAGAAAGCGAAAAGTATCTTGTTCCGATGCAGTTTACGCACATTCTACACTGTGTAAGAATTATTGGCCACCAAGATTCGTTGAATCcttccagtagtttaggaggagtagtcGGTTGGTCTTTGTGTCTACAAACAACTTGAACCCAATACATACAGTGCTCCATATGCCAAAGTGATGTGATTAAGGAAAACTATTTTCAATGATGAACAGCATCGCAGTAGTTGATAGTGAAGCGCGTATGATTTGGTATTGATTAGTTTAATGCCTGTCAACAGCGCCAGTATGATCAAGGACGTGTCAGGTAAATTGGTGGAGAATAGTCAAAATCAACGACCAGCGTTCAGTGTCTGGTACCTGTTTAACATTGGAGTGGTGGAGGGGTTGTGATAATGTGTCGGGAGATCTTAACGAAtcagccaccgcggccccatgaTGCGGTTAAGAGTAACAGCTAGTTGAACAAAATTTGTTGGCCACGCTGGATGATTGTGTCCAGATGTTATTTAGAGGCCAGATACCCGCCTACATTACACTGACTATAATATTATTAATcttgtatttatttatgtaagaAATGCCAACAAAGTCAATCGAAACAAAACTAGTTAAGAGACACAAATGCGATAGACGTAGCCGAAATATCAACTATAAAACCACGAAAAATAGAATAAGGTAATCTGTCTTCGACTTTGTTACATATATTGACAATTCAAATCTTGATTTTATGGTGTTTTTGAACGCCTTTCGGTATCTTGTTCACATCATGACTTTGGATAATCTCGcatttgtgtatgttttgaaCAAATTCATCTTATCAATGATTTTGTGTTTATCATACTTACAcaattataaatgtattgttgtcCGTGTCAAGATTGTCTTCCTTTTTTCGAACGAAAACTGAAATtgcaacaaaaacaaaatcaaatgctTTTCATATCATGCACCAACTTCGAAAATTGACCGTGCACATGTATGTACGTAATTATTCAACAACGTAAAATATACATGCAATAACCCTGTCTACCTATAACCAGTGACGAAttacaaaaagaaaaggaaaaaaaaacgaaaaaaaactACAAACTACAAAAAGTACATAAATCAAACAACTACCTTCTGTATATGTATCTGTCTGTATCCGAATAATGGTGGTAGCGGATGCCCTGGCAAACTTGGGAAACAATCTGACAGCTACCGTGTAACTCGTGTTTGGAGTCAAGTTGGGAATGTGCATTAAGGCCATATTACTGTTCGGATCTGAATAACATAAATGatatggatttttttaaaaatatatggTTCATTTCTAATAATCTCCTTTTTGATGCGATACATTTGCATAGAGGGGATGGGTTTCGATATTtagaaacaattttgaaaacaacATCATGAGATAGACGCTCAAAACCCGTACTTAATGTACAACATCACCCTTGGCAAATAGTTGGTGGTGGTGTAgatacaaaataaagaaaacctAAAGAaagtttaattataaatataaagaaaCTGAACGCGTAATTTGTATAGATAAATGCAAATAACATGATAAACTCGaaatacataattttaatgTAGCAGGTCTAATATAGATAACAAATGTTCCCAACAATATTTACCAAGATTTATTTCCTGTTGTCTCAACAAGGACTCGTTTAGGGGTTTATATATACGAGCGATCACTAACACATCCATATCCTTCCGGTCAATAGTGATACCGAGGGTTACAGACGTAGAGGTAAAGTTGGTGACCATCACCTCAGGCGGAGGCTGGCGATACTCTGTAAAACCTGCGAATAAAACATCATCTAAAATGTAATCAATATAGTTAATACGTATTGCGTTTTAATACTATTGTTGTTTGCTGATTTAGTGTCATTTTTCAATTCTTTCACTGAGTATGATATACAGTTGCATGGTATCGTGGTGTCACTTGCATTCCTCAACTTCCACCAATCAAATTGTAATGGAAATGATTATTGTTAAGAATTTTCCATCTTCATTGAGTAGATATGCAGAACACATGACAAGCTGTAATTATAAGTTAAAATTTTCCACTTTAACGTAATTAAAATGCATGTTTTAGAAATATGTAGTTCCTGAGACACCCACTATATTACAAGTACTGTGACAATCGTAATGCAGGTTCCTGTTTCTATTGTAACTTACCTGCAGGAGCAACACTAACTGTTGTTATGTTGAAAGTTGGAACAGTGCTCGGCATTACACATTGTCCATTAGAGAGCTCTATCATTCCAACTTTACATCTGAAATTAACATTCACATTTAATAGATTTTATTTCGTGCCCAGCATAGTTTATCACAGTTTCTTTAAATAAATGACGATtctttttcccattttttttttatttaatagacatacatgtataaataacatcatgttcctttcacagaaggacTTGCACACAAATTTCCACATTTACATAGATTATGCTAATCATGAACACAAACTTTCACCgcttttacattatttacagatattttcaCCATTTATTCATCATTACCTCTCAATCATTCATAtccattcaaaataaattgatattagtAATTTCAAACAAGTAGTTAATATTGCCATCAAAGATGtcaggtaaggggagacaactctaataTAAAATATCGGTAGAAGGGAGACTACTCCATATCACTTATTCAGACATTCtattataaattgatataaatacttTCTTACTTTTAATAATTTCAGTGGTAcacatattatgtaatgttatttgttaatatgtactttcttcttctttttttttacattttttaatttaacttcTAATCAACCCATAATATTAGTTTTAGGAGTATGAAAAACACAATAGTAGTAAAATTGATATCAACAACAAGGGGAGCTAACTCTCACATATACATGAGTGATAAACgagtaattataaatacatgtagttcttaagtcacagttttttttttataaactttggtATTTTGAAACTATCAATTCCTTTTTcccattttgtttgatttttatgtaTACTGATACTATAGATTATCTGTAagtaattcttttaaaatttgaaatgctgATGTAGGAGAAGTTTatttgttttggtatttttttatattcctgATCTTCCATATAACCCATTTAGTTGTAATTATGACTGTGTTagatattgcatttttcaataaattatcaGTGCAGTCACCGAGCATCATTTTCTCCTCATCAATATTCCATGTCATATTTACAGTGTCAAAACTTTCATTATTGTAAAGATTAGCATGTATTATGTCTAACAATTGTGTTGTGAATAAACAGTTAAAAAACAAATGGGTTAAAGTCTCATTTTCAGTTCTACACATATGACATAGTCCATCGGATCTATTCATTAGACTTAATTTGTTTTCGGTATATATCACCCTATGTATACTTTTCCATTgaaattttttcattttatttgtgaTTGCATAGTCGgtatttccaaaaaaaattcCAAACATTTATCCAATCTATTTCCTTCTGAAATTGAGTATTCCATTTAATTTCTGCTGTTGGTCTTATAGTTGGTGTAGTAATAGTATGCAGGGTTTCCAATTTAAGTTCTTTTGgctttacaattttaaaatgatttacattAAAGACACATATCTCtaatttattgttaatatatattatatgttgttTGTGTTCTGGTTCTGGTTCATTACctttaataatttcaatatattttctagGTATagctttctttattttagaaatCTCGGCattccataaaataaatgacGATTAAAAAGGACTGTGAACGTTTGGAATGAAAGTTAACATAGGCACATGGTACGTTCATGTATATATCCATTTAGATCTGATCAAGTTTAGTCAATTTGATACCTCTTGCCTAGTGAGGTcatttgtaatgttttctcGAGTTTACTGGGTTTCCTTCCATCCTCCTTCGTCAGGAACTATAAGTTAATACTTTTTGAAAAGTGAGACCCTTAATTGTGTAAATGAACCGCGAAACATAAGCCTCATTATTGTATAAAATTGGTTCTTTATAAGTTTGTGATATCTAATTTTTCACAGAATAACCTTTTATAATTATGTACCAAAATAAAGTTGAATTTTATGCCGGCATTTCAAACAAATGGCATTTTTGCACCTTTAATCATGGTTTctgttataattacatttttatataaactgAGTTAGTTCATCTTCATAGGTCATAGAAGCTTAATAGAACTACACAATGGTTAGCATCTAAATTGTCAAATCCATCAATTTAAGAACAtctattgtttaaaaaaaataacgtaAAGGTTTCGGCATTCTGTCGGGGTTAAGTGATGTTGTCATGTGATAATGGTATTTGTTGCATAATGAAAGTAAATTATATAGAATATAACTTCCAGTAATACTTGCCTTGGTATATTTAACTCAACACAGTGTCCTCGAGAATTTTCCGCGTAATTATCCTGGCATATGCAGGAACCTATGAAAACAATTAGTACTTTAACACAAGTCTCGACTTTAATGTCATTATGGACatcttaaaggatttgtgcagccaaatttttttttgataatacgtcaggatactTTAAGAATATTTGCTTTTGTCATGTTCattgttaatatacatgtagtctcATCGCATAACATCATATATgtcttttttatcaaaattctatttttgtataatatttttcaaCCTCCGACAGTTATATCGCAGTAAATAAGAGGTTTGTTTTAAAAGCTAAATTTTGTGTTAGATAAATGTAACATGAAGCACACAAATACTTACAGTTACGCAGCAAAATTTGGTTTTCACCGCATTCTTTCCTTACACACAAATCCTCTCGATCCCCACAGTATCCGCGTTTAGTGTCACAACGACACTTGTTTGATCCATCAGACTGTATTTCTGATATTGTTTCTGTAAATTAACGAAAGAACCTCAAAAACGTATAAAAGTTAAACTGGTTCAAATTAAGGCTAACATAACTGGACAATTGTGATATTGATgttataaatgaaattaaaaatgtaaaaaaaaattctcataAATAGTACTTATGTAATAATAACATGtaatcaacaaaaaataaaaatgattatatCATAATTGTTCGTACTATAACATATTCTAGGTTAAGGCAATTTATtaacttattatatataatgaattaacATGTCCAGCACAAGACTACAAATCGTTCCACTTCCCATTCGTTTCATTAATTTACATTTCCGTAACCAAGATTATATGACGTCACACAGTAGTGTCTTGGTTGTGTAACATATCTAACATTCTGAAGCTAGTCGttttaatgttgttgttttgaaGGAAGAATCATTTCACATGGTTTATTGATGGTTAATTGGTAAAGTTAGAAAACTCTATACCTGGAAAGTCGCATGCCTCTATCCCTTCCACTACTATTAGGCCTACATATACGAAAAGCACctttaacataaaacaaaatctggTCAGGAAGTACAGAGACTGCAAATCAAAATGCAAAACAATAATGAACATGTCAATGACTAACAAAATATGCAACTCttatatattcaataatgaaCAAAACCAGGACCTTTGATAAAGTATTAGATTATTAGCATGTAACCTTTCGGCCGATCTACCTAATCGAAGaattacattacaacatatttaacaaaataagtacgtacatatttgtatattaccaTGGCGTTGCAAACAGTAATGCCATACACTACTGTAAGAGAAAAGAAGAATATATATGACAATGCAGTAGGTCTAAAAATAGTGTAGTCGTAATTAAGGAATTTCCTGATGCTACTTTTAGAATAATAGTTATAGAACACACTAAGCGCTTTAAATAGCACAGTTGTCACTTTACAGTATGAATTAGTTTAACTCTTTAAAATCTGAATGTTGTTAGATAAAAAATTACCCATGCAGTGGTAggtatgtaaatatgttatatgaGTATGTTTAGTAAGGCATTCTACCGTACATTATGGAGTATAATCATTTGGTTTTGAATCATAGGAAACAGTATAAATGATAGATAGGACCTTACCTTCCGTAGGAGAGGTACAGAGTGTCATCGACATCAGTGCATTACACATATACGCATTTAGCCAGGGGTATTTcctttacactaaatatagataaCGTTAAAAGGTCTTAGCgattaatgtaaaacaaatacaaacagaaaatacattaaaacataacATCGATTTATTATCTATcataaatataacatacattaatGTTAACATTTATAAGATTAAATGGAGGTTTTGCTTTCACAATCTgattaattttatcaaataataaaaaaaaactaacctGATGCACACATTCCTGAATTTTAAATAGccattatgctaggtttacactatgttcccggcgatcacggtagccccgtttgcccgaaacgtggtgcgccgtggaattttggctatttttgtctctgtattcaagttgagctaggtcttgtgaagttttgccacggtcttttacggattacgtcaTGGACCGTAGATATacgggaaagtgctgttccgggaggttaaaggtacactacggctttagcacggtctatcaaggataccactacgttctcactaggcctgttacgatctgatgaggtctgctacgttttacacgttttgatcaagctccgatacgtttttcacggtccgccaaggcttactagggatgaaagtctgataccGGGATTTTTttgaagcaaatgaaacaatatctattgccgaaaatgtcatttcaaacacatttaaattacaaattatatttggtatgaatatataaatattatagccaagtgtttttACGCCATTTTGTCTGTAATGGTTAATCACTTAATCTATCTTTTGTAATAATagcttttgtataatttgatggttttaatgtgtttgataatgactatttctgtttaataatacaaataatccatgaagtagcaaatatgtaccaggccaggcaatgatacttcatcagatattggttgcaacgtaagaccgtaataagacgtaacacgccgtatcacgtcgggctttcaatcgctacaagccgtgatgtgccttgacagaacgtatcgaaacggttatcatccaccttagcttgccgtcaaaaccttgacaaaccttgacaaaacggcacaaaacgtgcagccaatctgcatcaaccgtgataaaacgtggaaaaaacgcaacagaacgtcacaaaacttgaaatcaccgttaGATTCCGGgaaacgtgcttgctgcccgttccaccacggaccgtctggaagttttgttacggcctcgcaCGCATTGTTACGTTTTgatacgtcaatcccgttttatgacgtcctgtggcgtttaccatctgtaccgtgactgccgtggcaaattttttgacagtttaaaaatctggtacggcatccacggtaatcacgaccgctcacgtttgtctatcacgtccttctgcgttgtctcaagttgtctcgcggtcaccacgttttgtccacggtggcccgaaacggggctgccgtggccgccgggaacatagtgtaaac
The nucleotide sequence above comes from Argopecten irradians isolate NY chromosome 1, Ai_NY, whole genome shotgun sequence. Encoded proteins:
- the LOC138318443 gene encoding uncharacterized protein isoform X4; its protein translation is MCNALMSMTLCTSPTEVVYGITVCNAMVIYKYVLFVYVGLIVVEGIEACDFPETISEIQSDGSNKCRCDTKRGYCGDREDLCVRKECGENQILLRNCSCICQDNYAENSRGHCVELNIPRCKVGMIELSNGQCVMPSTVPTFNITTVSVAPAGFTEYRQPPPEVMVTNFTSTSVTLGITIDRKDMDVLVIARIYKPLNESLLRQQEINLDPNSNMALMHIPNLTPNTSYTVAVRLFPKFARASATTIIRIQTDTYTEVFVRKKEDNLDTDNNTFIIVVIAVPLAVMLVIGLMVGIILNRKKILKYLKEKDADVKDDQASFSEVGGDTENNDTDAMDLESNKVPMLTSRVPREYANIKKNADCSPIYPLLQNTDERGQNEASDATYVKSVDNDCASVDVDITRRTTPEMSIGSDSHWENTSGPRSDILQPESQFEDISNRSLSEQPHTLDNSTIHQPSITQPNTMGSINIQV
- the LOC138318443 gene encoding uncharacterized protein isoform X2; the protein is MCNALMSMTLCTSPTEVVYGITVCNAMVIYKYVLFVYVGLIVVEGIEACDFPETISEIQSDGSNKCRCDTKRGYCGDREDLCVRKECGENQILLRNCSCICQDNYAENSRGHCVELNIPRCKVGMIELSNGQCVMPSTVPTFNITTVSVAPAEYRQPPPEVMVTNFTSTSVTLGITIDRKDMDVLVIARIYKPLNESLLRQQEINLDPNSNMALMHIPNLTPNTSYTVAVRLFPKFARASATTIIRIQTDTYTEVFVRKKEDNLDTDNNTFIIVVIAVPLAVMLVIGLMVGIILNRKKILKYLKEKDADVKDDQASFSEVGGDTENNDTDAMDLESNKVPMLTSRVPREYANIKKNADCSPIYPLLQNTDERGQNEASDATYVKSVDNDCASVDVDITRRTTPEMSIGSDSHWENTSGPRSDILQPESQFEDISNRSLSEQPHTLDNSTIHQPSITQPNTMGSINIQVITNRGHSPSPGYDQLGNNTRYHPSDDSNRESDNLPSCYSVRSFGGTQPTSDTNTSLYNNRQVT
- the LOC138318443 gene encoding uncharacterized protein isoform X3; this translates as MCNALMSMTLCTSPTEVVYGITVCNAMVIYKYVLFVYVGLIVVEGIEACDFPETISEIQSDGSNKCRCDTKRGYCGDREDLCVRKECGENQILLRNCSCICQDNYAENSRGHCVELNIPRCKVGMIELSNGQCVMPSTVPTFNITTVSVAPAGFTEYRQPPPEVMVTNFTSTSVTLGITIDRKDMDVLVIARIYKPLNESLLRQQEINLDPNSNMALMHIPNLTPNTSYTVAVRLFPKFARASATTIIRIQTDTYTEVFVRKKEDNLDTDNNTFIIVVIAVPLAVMLVIGLMVGIILNRKKILKYLKEKDADVKDDQASFSEVGGDTENNDTDAMANIKKNADCSPIYPLLQNTDERGQNEASDATYVKSVDNDCASVDVDITRRTTPEMSIGSDSHWENTSGPRSDILQPESQFEDISNRSLSEQPHTLDNSTIHQPSITQPNTMGSINIQVITNRGHSPSPGYDQLGNNTRYHPSDDSNRESDNLPSCYSVRSFGGTQPTSDTNTSLYNNRQVT
- the LOC138318443 gene encoding uncharacterized protein isoform X1; its protein translation is MCNALMSMTLCTSPTEVVYGITVCNAMVIYKYVLFVYVGLIVVEGIEACDFPETISEIQSDGSNKCRCDTKRGYCGDREDLCVRKECGENQILLRNCSCICQDNYAENSRGHCVELNIPRCKVGMIELSNGQCVMPSTVPTFNITTVSVAPAGFTEYRQPPPEVMVTNFTSTSVTLGITIDRKDMDVLVIARIYKPLNESLLRQQEINLDPNSNMALMHIPNLTPNTSYTVAVRLFPKFARASATTIIRIQTDTYTEVFVRKKEDNLDTDNNTFIIVVIAVPLAVMLVIGLMVGIILNRKKILKYLKEKDADVKDDQASFSEVGGDTENNDTDAMDLESNKVPMLTSRVPREYANIKKNADCSPIYPLLQNTDERGQNEASDATYVKSVDNDCASVDVDITRRTTPEMSIGSDSHWENTSGPRSDILQPESQFEDISNRSLSEQPHTLDNSTIHQPSITQPNTMGSINIQVITNRGHSPSPGYDQLGNNTRYHPSDDSNRESDNLPSCYSVRSFGGTQPTSDTNTSLYNNRQVT